A DNA window from Halorubrum sp. DM2 contains the following coding sequences:
- a CDS encoding DUF5787 family protein produces MEYRFELALCAALESPDRVVARQLGAGVETPGTRIVDVCLLRPGPNFDDRAAIAAERIPDPAIEAAVGPGEAVPVAEAFDLPPDRAAAVVERAVEVGYLERERRGGRPVVRATARYPDDWVDGLVAVENKPDLGTPGDLEAQLRYDVALGLFDEVVLATASYVTRAHLNRIPEAVGVWRFDPETGEREVVREPTPLEPDAPGVEIRDERPSRTDVALVDPAAKARKRRRIAERAYGKGWRPDPPGCVHGEATADGRPRCAQFGRVVDPGRECGRDCPAFEPADPPDAARERLRDERTAWVAAPDGDGPRRQSGLSRYL; encoded by the coding sequence ATGGAGTATCGGTTCGAGCTGGCCCTCTGTGCCGCGCTCGAATCCCCGGACCGGGTCGTCGCCCGACAGCTCGGCGCGGGCGTCGAGACGCCCGGGACCCGGATCGTCGACGTCTGCCTCCTCCGGCCCGGCCCGAACTTCGACGACCGCGCCGCGATCGCCGCCGAACGGATCCCCGACCCCGCCATCGAGGCCGCCGTCGGCCCGGGCGAGGCGGTCCCCGTCGCGGAGGCGTTCGACCTCCCGCCGGACCGGGCCGCGGCCGTCGTCGAGCGCGCGGTCGAGGTCGGCTACCTCGAACGCGAGCGCCGGGGCGGCCGACCGGTCGTGCGCGCGACCGCGCGCTACCCGGACGACTGGGTCGACGGGCTGGTCGCGGTCGAGAACAAGCCGGACCTCGGAACCCCCGGCGACCTCGAAGCCCAGCTTCGGTACGACGTCGCGCTCGGCCTGTTCGACGAGGTCGTCCTCGCGACCGCCTCCTACGTCACCCGCGCACACCTCAACCGGATCCCGGAAGCAGTCGGAGTCTGGCGGTTCGACCCCGAGACGGGCGAGCGTGAGGTGGTCCGCGAGCCGACGCCGCTCGAGCCGGACGCGCCGGGGGTGGAGATACGCGACGAGCGCCCCTCGCGCACGGACGTCGCGCTCGTCGACCCGGCGGCGAAGGCCCGCAAACGTCGCCGGATCGCCGAGCGGGCGTACGGGAAGGGGTGGCGGCCCGACCCGCCGGGGTGCGTACACGGGGAGGCGACCGCCGACGGCCGGCCGCGCTGCGCGCAGTTCGGCCGCGTGGTCGACCCCGGCCGCGAGTGCGGGCGCGACTGTCCCGCCTTCGAGCCGGCCGACCCCCCGGACGCGGCGCGGGAGCGCCTCCGGGACGAGCGGACCGCGTGGGTCGCCGCCCCCGACGGGGACGGCCCGCGCCGGCAGTCCGGGCTCTCCCGGTATCTGTGA
- a CDS encoding NUDIX hydrolase, protein MTGDHDDGAAEGDPTGNAPAADLRDLPAFSDGRNHSLPGEPEWPVKEVVVEYDEGWFVGGYDRVEQPDGTEKKYYWAELSPATVIVAVADDRVLFVEQYRPTVRNTQLELPAGIVESGESYTEAGARELAEETGFEPDSTALLQEVWCSTGVLRHTRGYVFAEGLTPVDVDHDSNEFLAPRAVPVEEALDIAREPPTNDATLEGLLLAEREGLL, encoded by the coding sequence GTGACGGGCGACCACGACGACGGTGCGGCCGAAGGCGATCCGACCGGCAACGCACCGGCCGCCGACCTCCGCGACCTTCCCGCGTTCTCGGACGGCCGGAACCACTCGCTGCCGGGCGAGCCGGAGTGGCCGGTGAAGGAGGTCGTCGTTGAGTACGACGAGGGCTGGTTCGTCGGCGGCTACGACCGCGTCGAGCAGCCGGACGGGACCGAGAAGAAGTACTACTGGGCGGAGCTGTCGCCCGCGACGGTGATCGTCGCGGTCGCCGACGACCGGGTGCTGTTCGTCGAGCAGTACCGTCCGACGGTGCGGAACACCCAACTGGAGCTCCCGGCGGGGATCGTCGAATCGGGCGAGTCCTACACCGAGGCCGGCGCGCGTGAACTCGCCGAGGAGACCGGGTTCGAGCCGGACTCGACCGCGTTGCTTCAGGAGGTGTGGTGTTCGACGGGCGTGTTGCGTCACACGCGCGGCTACGTGTTCGCGGAGGGGCTGACCCCGGTCGACGTCGACCACGACAGCAACGAGTTCCTCGCGCCGCGGGCGGTCCCGGTCGAGGAGGCGCTGGATATCGCGCGGGAACCGCCCACGAACGACGCGACGCTGGAGGGGCTGCTGCTTGCGGAGCGCGAGGGATTGTTGTAG
- a CDS encoding glycosyltransferase family 61 protein, giving the protein MSRKLYKKKKEIYGKIYQTIQHPLKSVVHQKLIRQSKLKQVASKESIIRFGKREQYQPDLGRHEWIVKHCGTRGPQTFPRPFTCIIDDAKLVGSYPIPLTNSHRCPLDAIGTEDTFNLNLLFSLKSIPGEARSYLSKDSFDVDLGFLMYDYWSSGYFHWHFDNLIQLRGLEAFESTTGRRPKLIVPPDLSDWQQESLEIMGYDEDDLVRWEPPLGTVEELVVVTNQRPRPDSVRWLRQSLDITNVDQPSNSRIYVSRSDADRRRVLNEEEVMACLSQYGFDKFVPGNHTVRDQIRTMKNAEVVVGPHGAGLTNILHCPEDTNILELLPKSDPRRHFFDLANKLNLDYSCCLCDDSGTDLVVDVEALHQELQEVLDDS; this is encoded by the coding sequence GTGTCCAGAAAGCTGTACAAAAAGAAAAAAGAGATATATGGGAAAATATATCAAACGATACAACACCCGCTGAAATCAGTTGTCCACCAGAAGTTGATACGACAGAGCAAGTTGAAACAGGTGGCTTCAAAGGAATCTATCATTCGTTTCGGGAAACGAGAGCAGTATCAACCAGATCTTGGCCGCCACGAATGGATTGTGAAGCATTGTGGTACAAGAGGTCCACAAACCTTCCCACGACCGTTTACCTGTATTATAGATGATGCAAAGTTAGTCGGTTCGTATCCAATTCCTCTCACAAATTCTCATAGATGTCCGCTTGATGCTATCGGTACAGAGGACACCTTCAATCTGAATCTTCTGTTCTCATTAAAATCAATTCCCGGAGAAGCGCGCTCGTATCTAAGCAAGGATAGTTTCGACGTCGACCTAGGTTTCCTCATGTATGATTACTGGTCTTCCGGGTACTTCCATTGGCACTTTGATAATTTGATACAGCTACGGGGATTAGAAGCATTCGAGTCCACAACCGGTCGGAGGCCAAAACTCATCGTTCCCCCGGATTTATCGGACTGGCAACAGGAATCCCTTGAAATAATGGGGTACGACGAGGATGACCTTGTCCGATGGGAGCCACCACTCGGGACAGTTGAGGAATTAGTGGTAGTTACGAATCAACGACCCCGACCTGACTCTGTCAGATGGCTTCGCCAATCACTCGATATAACAAATGTAGATCAACCCAGCAATAGTCGTATTTACGTTTCTCGCTCGGACGCGGACAGACGGCGAGTCCTAAATGAGGAAGAAGTGATGGCCTGTCTCTCCCAGTATGGGTTTGATAAATTTGTTCCAGGAAATCATACAGTACGTGACCAGATACGAACGATGAAGAATGCCGAAGTAGTCGTGGGACCGCATGGAGCCGGATTAACCAACATTCTTCACTGCCCCGAAGATACGAATATTCTTGAATTGCTACCAAAGTCGGATCCCCGTAGGCACTTTTTCGACTTAGCAAATAAACTCAACCTGGACTATTCTTGTTGTCTATGTGATGACTCCGGGACAGATCTCGTTGTCGACGTAGAGGCACTACACCAGGAACTACAGGAGGTCCTGGACGATAGTTGA
- a CDS encoding CBS domain-containing protein — MDEIEDVFVARLMSTDLHTVTPDTLVEDAAAVLLENDISSVLVVEEDDGALVGILTSTDFVDIVAKSQPKAETTVERYMTADPITASAQDDVSAVAATMLEHGFHHVPVVDGDTPIGIITTSDFAAYVSSPESVSA, encoded by the coding sequence ATGGACGAGATCGAAGACGTCTTCGTGGCGCGACTGATGTCGACGGACCTCCACACGGTGACGCCGGACACCTTGGTAGAGGATGCGGCCGCCGTGCTGCTCGAGAACGATATCAGCTCCGTCCTCGTCGTCGAGGAAGACGACGGGGCGCTCGTGGGGATCCTCACCTCGACGGACTTCGTCGACATCGTCGCGAAGAGCCAGCCGAAGGCCGAGACGACGGTCGAGCGGTACATGACGGCGGACCCGATCACGGCGAGTGCGCAGGACGACGTGTCGGCGGTCGCCGCGACGATGCTCGAACACGGCTTCCACCACGTGCCGGTCGTCGACGGGGACACGCCCATCGGCATCATCACCACCTCCGACTTCGCCGCGTACGTCTCCTCGCCGGAGTCGGTCTCGGCGTAG